The DNA region ATGAAGCCAAGGCGATGGAATTGGGTCAATTTTCTAATCTTATTTGAATAAATACAGATCATTGGAGGACCGGACTGGCTGGTGGTATCTGACATCAGGTCCTAAATTTGAATGATTTGTGTTAATATTTGCATAGTATTTGTTAGAACGAGTCCTTCTTTTGTATTTAGTTAAGATTGTAAGAAAATTCGTTGGCTTTTATCCTATTAAGACATATAACCATTTTATCATGCTATCAATAATTGTGATAAGCTTTTGTGTTCTTAGTAAAGACTAGATCTAAAGTTGTCACATAAAGATTTTGCGCTATAAAATCGAAGCAGCTAACAGTCGGCTTTCGATTCATGATAAAAAATAATATGAACATTAGCCCTTAAAAATTATGCCTGAAATAGCAGCTTTAAGTGATTTAAGAAAAAATATACGCGGTGATATTATTGGACGTAATGATCAGGGATATGATAAAGCCCGCAGGGTTTATAATGGTATGATTGATAAGAAACCGGAAGCGATAGTCTATTGTGAAAATACAACCGACGTTATAAACGTTGTCCGATTTGCCCATGAGCATGAACTATTGACCGCAGTTCGTGGAGGAGGTCACAATGCAGGAGGGCTCGGTGTTTGTGATGACGGATTGGTAATCGATCTCTCAAGGATAAATTTTACTCATATCGATCCTGTAAAAAAAACTCTTACTGTTGGTGGCGGCGCAACTTGGGGTGATGTAGATCGTGCCACCCATGCCTATGGACTTGCGGTACCTAACGGTATCTTTTCGACTACAGGGGTCGGAGGGCTTACGCTTGGTGGAGGACTGGGTAATCTGACTCGGACCTACGGTTTGACCATTGACAATCTACTTGAGGTCAATATTGTATTAGCGGATACCAGTACTGTTACTGCAAATAAGGATAGGAATCCCGACCTTTTCTGGGCAATAAGAGGGGGAGGAGGTAATTTTGGAATAGCGACATCCTTTAAGTTCAGGCTGCATGAAGTGTCAACCGTTTATGCCGGACCCATGTTATGGGAAATGGAAGAGGCAGATGAAGTAATGCAATGGTACCGGGAGTTTATTACTAGTGCTGATTACTCCATCAATGGTTATTTT from Halalkalibaculum roseum includes:
- a CDS encoding FAD-binding oxidoreductase — translated: MPEIAALSDLRKNIRGDIIGRNDQGYDKARRVYNGMIDKKPEAIVYCENTTDVINVVRFAHEHELLTAVRGGGHNAGGLGVCDDGLVIDLSRINFTHIDPVKKTLTVGGGATWGDVDRATHAYGLAVPNGIFSTTGVGGLTLGGGLGNLTRTYGLTIDNLLEVNIVLADTSTVTANKDRNPDLFWAIRGGGGNFGIATSFKFRLHEVSTVYAGPMLWEMEEADEVMQWYREFITSADYSINGYFAFLIVPSVAPFPDHLQGKNMCGIVWCYAGDLDKAERVFRPIRKVGNVALDLVGPMPLPDLQSMFDDLYPPGLDWYWKAGYLKEWSDESISKNIKYGSTIPTPLSGMHLYPVNGAAHGVDKDETAWSHRDAHWVENIVGVDANPSNRKKIITWAQKYWEEAVHPYSTGGAYINFLMRDEGNKRIKAAYRENYNRLVNIKTKYDPNNFFSVNQNIKPKE